A genomic window from Denticeps clupeoides chromosome 11, fDenClu1.1, whole genome shotgun sequence includes:
- the ccdc125 gene encoding coiled-coil domain-containing protein 125 isoform X2, whose translation MQDDALKCPAEDDMTDGDLGDGNRGRPGHQARSRSQGDLEELSLATRFQKRRSDGCGESFSWTRYGQDTRGKHPCASCDGSDVECHSDHTSEELQRRLQEATLEVEVLRTELEVTHRHLEGKHEAVRILQGHAILEKATNHSKLLLQKTEERNKALEKEVNGLQWEINFNQVQFKNVEQAWVEKYERVCSENRALSKSLDEKSKEVQALRTENSSLSQQCVELLALLSAKERSAFQGTLPPANKGREGSVLELAVLGACQCSSGQNDPCPCAQSAAGSRKQVLQLKQELDAQRRKKEEAFVMADAFRIAFEQQLRRGSEHVLRMAETDRHKPSKQRQGQCRQGSLSLAQRLKGILPSTLEDE comes from the exons ATGCAGGACGACGCGCTGAAGTGTCCCGCAGAAGATGACATGACCGACGGCGACCTGGGGGATGGGAATCGCGGAAGACCCGGACACCAGGCACGAAGCCGGAGCCAGGGCGACCTCGAAGAGCTTTCACTCGCGACACGCTTCCAGAAGCGACGCAGTGACGGATGCGGGGAATCCTTCTCCTGGACCCGCTACGGGCAGGACACGCGTGGGAAACATCCCTGCGCCAGCTGTGACGGCAGCGACGTCG AATGCCACAGTGACCACACCAGCGAAGAGCTGCAGAGAAGATTGCAAGAAGCTACACTG gaggtggaggtgctgcGGACAGAGCTAGAGGTTACACATCGGCACCTAGAAGGAAAGCACGAAGCAGTACGGATCTTGCAGGGACAc GCAATCTTAGAAAAAGCAACTAATCACAGCAAGCTATTGCTTCAGAAGACTGAAGAGAGAAACAAGGCCTTAGAGAAG GAAGTAAATGGTCTACAATGGGAAATTAACTTCAACCAGGTGCAATTCAAGAATGTAGAACAGGCTTGGGTGGAGAAATATGAGAG AGTTTGCTCGGAGAACAGAGCTTTAAGTAAAAGCCTAGATGAAAAATCAAAAGAGGTACAAGCACTGAGGACAGAAAACAGCT CACTGAGCCAACAGTGTGTAGAGCTCCTGGCCCTGCTAAGCGCCAAGGAGAGAAGTGCCTTTCAAGGCACTCTGCCGCCTGCAAACAAAGGAAGAGAAGGATCCGTGTTAGAG CTGGCTGTTCTAGGGGCCTGTCAGTGTAGCTCTGGTCAGAATGACCCGTGTCCCTGTGCTCAGAGTGCTGCAGGTAGCCGCAAACAGGTCCTACAGCTGAAACAAGAG TTAGACGctcagaggaggaagaaggaagaAGCATTTGTGATGGCCGACGCTTTCCGCATCGCGTTTGAGCAGCAGCTGAGAAGAGGGAGTGAACATGTTCTTCGCATggctgagacagacagacacaagcCAAGCAAGCAGCGGCAAG GACAATGCAGACAAGGTTCTCTGAGCCTTGCACAAAGACTGAAAGGCATTCTGCCATCAACTTTGGAAG ATGAGTGA
- the ccdc125 gene encoding coiled-coil domain-containing protein 125 isoform X1: MQDDALKCPAEDDMTDGDLGDGNRGRPGHQARSRSQGDLEELSLATRFQKRRSDGCGESFSWTRYGQDTRGKHPCASCDGSDVECHSDHTSEELQRRLQEATLEVEVLRTELEVTHRHLEGKHEAVRILQGHAILEKATNHSKLLLQKTEERNKALEKEVNGLQWEINFNQVQFKNVEQAWVEKYERVCSENRALSKSLDEKSKEVQALRTENSSLSQQCVELLALLSAKERSAFQGTLPPANKGREGSVLELAVLGACQCSSGQNDPCPCAQSAAGSRKQVLQLKQELDAQRRKKEEAFVMADAFRIAFEQQLRRGSEHVLRMAETDRHKPSKQRQGQCRQGSLSLAQRLKGILPSTLEGKIPDDPTEMLHLLLDLMSDKEEALAHQRKVSYMLARNAEELERRLHVQMRETDCADTKANTLAQTLAKTVVCSCDGPVSFCSIKCTSCTSNISCNQPEDEACI; encoded by the exons ATGCAGGACGACGCGCTGAAGTGTCCCGCAGAAGATGACATGACCGACGGCGACCTGGGGGATGGGAATCGCGGAAGACCCGGACACCAGGCACGAAGCCGGAGCCAGGGCGACCTCGAAGAGCTTTCACTCGCGACACGCTTCCAGAAGCGACGCAGTGACGGATGCGGGGAATCCTTCTCCTGGACCCGCTACGGGCAGGACACGCGTGGGAAACATCCCTGCGCCAGCTGTGACGGCAGCGACGTCG AATGCCACAGTGACCACACCAGCGAAGAGCTGCAGAGAAGATTGCAAGAAGCTACACTG gaggtggaggtgctgcGGACAGAGCTAGAGGTTACACATCGGCACCTAGAAGGAAAGCACGAAGCAGTACGGATCTTGCAGGGACAc GCAATCTTAGAAAAAGCAACTAATCACAGCAAGCTATTGCTTCAGAAGACTGAAGAGAGAAACAAGGCCTTAGAGAAG GAAGTAAATGGTCTACAATGGGAAATTAACTTCAACCAGGTGCAATTCAAGAATGTAGAACAGGCTTGGGTGGAGAAATATGAGAG AGTTTGCTCGGAGAACAGAGCTTTAAGTAAAAGCCTAGATGAAAAATCAAAAGAGGTACAAGCACTGAGGACAGAAAACAGCT CACTGAGCCAACAGTGTGTAGAGCTCCTGGCCCTGCTAAGCGCCAAGGAGAGAAGTGCCTTTCAAGGCACTCTGCCGCCTGCAAACAAAGGAAGAGAAGGATCCGTGTTAGAG CTGGCTGTTCTAGGGGCCTGTCAGTGTAGCTCTGGTCAGAATGACCCGTGTCCCTGTGCTCAGAGTGCTGCAGGTAGCCGCAAACAGGTCCTACAGCTGAAACAAGAG TTAGACGctcagaggaggaagaaggaagaAGCATTTGTGATGGCCGACGCTTTCCGCATCGCGTTTGAGCAGCAGCTGAGAAGAGGGAGTGAACATGTTCTTCGCATggctgagacagacagacacaagcCAAGCAAGCAGCGGCAAG GACAATGCAGACAAGGTTCTCTGAGCCTTGCACAAAGACTGAAAGGCATTCTGCCATCAACTTTGGAAGGCAAGATACCAGATGATCCCACTGAAATGTTACACTTGCTGCTTGATTTG ATGAGTGATAAGGAGGAGGCACTGGCACACCAGAGGAAAGTGAGCTACATGTTGGCACGAAATGCAGAGGAGCTAGAGAGACGACTTCATGTCCAGATGAGAGAGACTGACTGCGCGGACACAAAAGCAAATACACTAGCACAAACACTTGCCAAAACAGTTGTATGCAGTTGTGATGGCCCTGTATCTTTCTGTTCAATCAAATGCACCTCATGCACTTCTAACATTTCCTGCAATCAACCTGAAGATGA